A stretch of the Clostridium botulinum genome encodes the following:
- a CDS encoding PRK06851 family protein translates to MKGKFEHFFPGANTSRGFYSLFDYILPQEFAKRIICIKGGPGTGKSYLMKKVGQYFNEKGYNIEYHHCSSDSDSLDAVVIKKLNIALLDGTAPHIVDPKHPGAIDEILNMGDCWKETGFAPYRNDIMRISKEISATFSRVYRYFASSKNMHDDWSFYNSSAIDASKLNILKEQLKDQILQDLEVSSVGYDRHLFATSFTPKGIITYIDSLLDDYKRIYVLEGGPGTHKTDILDYLYKETLKRGLDVDVFHDPFIPERLEHILIPSLNIAVLTSNEINQKKFVGNQIKMEDCLDTNLIEKYSKEIQQSKDNFYFLLNQGLQILASEKPLHDKLEECYTPNMKFNKNEDKFNEIITKILKYEKEYRSKL, encoded by the coding sequence ATGAAAGGTAAATTTGAACATTTTTTCCCAGGTGCAAATACTTCAAGAGGATTTTATTCTTTATTTGATTATATATTGCCTCAAGAATTTGCAAAAAGAATTATTTGTATAAAAGGTGGTCCGGGTACAGGTAAATCTTATCTTATGAAAAAAGTAGGTCAATATTTTAATGAAAAAGGATATAACATTGAATATCATCATTGTTCTTCCGATAGCGATTCTCTAGATGCTGTTGTTATAAAGAAATTAAATATTGCTCTATTAGATGGAACAGCTCCACACATAGTAGACCCTAAACACCCAGGAGCAATAGATGAAATATTAAATATGGGCGATTGTTGGAAAGAAACTGGTTTTGCACCATATAGAAATGACATAATGAGAATAAGTAAAGAAATATCAGCAACTTTCTCTCGTGTGTATAGATATTTTGCTTCTTCTAAAAACATGCATGACGATTGGAGCTTTTATAATTCAAGTGCAATTGATGCATCAAAACTAAATATTTTAAAAGAACAATTAAAAGATCAAATACTTCAAGATCTTGAAGTATCTTCTGTTGGATATGATAGACATTTATTTGCTACAAGTTTTACACCTAAAGGAATTATAACTTATATTGACTCACTACTAGACGATTACAAAAGAATATATGTACTTGAAGGTGGACCTGGTACTCACAAAACAGATATACTAGACTATTTATATAAGGAAACTTTAAAAAGAGGTCTTGATGTAGATGTATTCCATGATCCATTCATTCCAGAAAGATTAGAACACATATTAATACCATCTTTAAATATTGCAGTACTAACTTCCAATGAAATAAATCAAAAAAAATTCGTTGGAAATCAAATCAAAATGGAAGATTGCCTAGATACTAATCTTATAGAAAAGTACTCTAAAGAAATACAACAATCTAAAGATAATTTTTATTTCTTATTAAACCAAGGTCTACAAATTTTAGCTTCTGAAAAACCACTTCATGATAAGCTAGAAGAATGCTATACTCCAAATATGAAATTTAACAAAAACGAAGATAAATTTAATGAAATTATAACTAAAATATTAAAATACGAAAAAGAATATAGATCAAAACTATAA
- the ftsH gene encoding ATP-dependent zinc metalloprotease FtsH gives MFSNKKFKYLIYYIMGVMGLLLVLNSVLRSTKTEHIKYSAFEKMVEQKNIQEVQFSNDQIIIIPKQQKGIRSKVKYTTNIQKLNMNPLIEKLKVAGVEYDGPISNNDPIKKFFIEWILPILGFMIIGRIIFGSMEKRMGSGVMSFGKNNAKIYAENETGKTFDDVAGQDEAKESLIEIVDFLHNPDKYVEIGAKLPKGALLVGPPGTGKTLLAKAVAGEAKVPFFSLSGSSFVEMFVGMGAARVRDLFKQAEEKAPCIVFIDEIDAIGKSRDGAIGGGNDEREQTLNQLLAEMDGFDASKGVVILAATNRPEVLDKALLRPGRFDRRVIVDTPDLKGRESILKVHAKEVKMSEDVNLDEIAKSTPGAVGADLANMVNEAALLAVKKGRKSVIQQDLEEAVEIIIAGKEKKDRIMSDKEKRRVAFHEVGHALVAALLKNTDPVHKITIIPRTMGALGYTMQLPEEEKYLVSKEEMMDQISVMLGGRAAEEVEFNSISTGASNDIEKATQTARNMVTIYGMTERFDMMALESSSSRYLDGRPVKNCSAHTESLVDEETLRIIKDCHKKSINILKENKELLTNISEKLIDKETLMGEEFMDIINSFKKDDLIER, from the coding sequence ATGTTTAGCAATAAGAAATTCAAATATTTAATATACTACATCATGGGTGTTATGGGTTTGCTTCTTGTATTAAACTCTGTTCTTAGAAGTACTAAAACTGAACATATAAAATATAGTGCTTTTGAAAAAATGGTGGAACAAAAGAATATTCAAGAAGTGCAATTCTCAAATGATCAAATAATTATTATTCCTAAGCAGCAAAAAGGTATAAGATCTAAGGTTAAATATACAACCAACATACAGAAACTTAATATGAATCCCCTTATAGAAAAGCTAAAGGTAGCTGGGGTAGAGTATGATGGACCAATAAGCAATAATGATCCTATCAAGAAATTTTTCATAGAGTGGATACTTCCTATTCTAGGATTTATGATTATAGGAAGAATTATATTTGGATCTATGGAAAAGAGAATGGGTAGTGGAGTTATGTCATTTGGAAAAAATAATGCTAAAATTTATGCTGAAAATGAAACTGGAAAAACATTTGATGATGTAGCTGGACAAGATGAAGCTAAAGAATCTTTAATTGAAATTGTAGATTTCTTACATAATCCAGATAAGTATGTGGAAATTGGAGCAAAACTACCTAAAGGAGCATTATTAGTAGGACCTCCGGGAACTGGTAAGACACTTCTTGCAAAAGCTGTAGCAGGAGAAGCTAAAGTTCCATTTTTTTCTCTTTCAGGATCTAGTTTTGTTGAAATGTTTGTTGGAATGGGAGCTGCAAGGGTAAGAGACTTATTTAAACAAGCAGAAGAAAAAGCGCCATGTATAGTATTTATAGATGAGATAGATGCCATAGGTAAAAGTAGAGATGGAGCTATTGGTGGAGGAAATGACGAAAGAGAACAAACATTAAATCAATTATTGGCTGAAATGGATGGATTTGATGCATCCAAAGGAGTTGTAATTTTAGCTGCAACAAATAGACCAGAGGTCTTGGATAAAGCACTTTTAAGGCCAGGTAGATTTGATAGAAGGGTAATTGTAGATACTCCAGATTTAAAAGGAAGAGAATCTATTCTTAAAGTACATGCAAAGGAAGTTAAAATGTCAGAGGATGTTAATCTTGATGAAATAGCAAAATCAACTCCTGGTGCAGTTGGAGCAGACCTTGCAAATATGGTAAATGAGGCAGCCCTTTTAGCAGTTAAGAAAGGCAGAAAAAGTGTTATTCAACAAGACTTAGAAGAAGCAGTTGAAATAATAATTGCGGGTAAAGAGAAAAAAGATAGAATAATGTCTGATAAAGAAAAGAGAAGAGTTGCTTTCCATGAAGTAGGGCATGCATTAGTAGCAGCACTACTAAAGAATACAGATCCAGTTCATAAAATCACTATAATTCCAAGAACTATGGGAGCATTAGGATATACTATGCAACTTCCAGAGGAAGAGAAATACTTAGTGAGTAAGGAAGAAATGATGGATCAAATATCTGTTATGCTTGGAGGAAGAGCTGCAGAAGAGGTGGAGTTTAATTCTATATCTACAGGTGCATCTAATGATATAGAAAAGGCTACTCAAACAGCAAGAAATATGGTAACAATCTATGGTATGACAGAAAGATTTGATATGATGGCTTTAGAATCATCATCAAGTAGATATCTAGATGGTAGACCAGTAAAGAATTGTAGTGCACATACAGAATCGCTTGTAGATGAAGAAACTTTAAGAATTATAAAAGATTGTCATAAAAAATCAATAAATATATTAAAAGAAAATAAAGAACTATTAACTAATATATCTGAGAAACTTATTGATAAGGAAACTTTAATGGGTGAAGAATTTATGGATATAATAAATAGTTTTAAAAAGGATGATTTAATTGAACGATAA
- a CDS encoding GDSL-type esterase/lipase family protein translates to MARRKIRVKNLRKFVINILSLLVIIMISTLIIGHSKKSNKENISPATSEDSNTKTLNTTKENVDKSRSNNLSQNKEVAKQENDSNNSKDKQEKINLSNKEYFKDSLFLGDSITEAMSFFDVLDERNVKGIIGLTISKAKAAIDNIQGKKPKRIFILLGNNDIDNDIEMNMNNYTKLLNRIKTKLPDAKIYVQGILPVTEKAVKKDKCLKEENINKFNEALKENCQKENVNFIDLTSIVENADKSIYEPDGIHFKEPFYKLWLDYLKNTLKD, encoded by the coding sequence ATGGCACGCAGAAAAATTAGAGTGAAAAATCTTAGAAAGTTCGTAATTAATATACTGAGTTTATTAGTAATTATAATGATATCAACATTAATTATTGGTCATAGCAAAAAATCTAATAAAGAGAACATTTCCCCGGCAACTTCAGAGGATAGTAATACAAAAACATTGAATACTACAAAAGAAAATGTAGATAAGAGTAGAAGTAATAATTTATCACAAAATAAAGAAGTAGCAAAACAAGAAAATGACAGTAATAATAGCAAGGATAAGCAAGAAAAAATAAATTTATCTAATAAAGAATATTTTAAAGACTCATTATTTTTGGGTGATTCAATAACAGAGGCCATGTCTTTTTTTGATGTTTTAGACGAACGAAATGTAAAAGGAATCATAGGATTAACAATATCAAAGGCAAAAGCAGCTATAGATAATATACAAGGTAAAAAACCAAAACGAATATTTATATTATTAGGTAATAATGATATTGACAATGATATTGAGATGAATATGAATAATTATACAAAATTATTAAATAGGATAAAGACAAAATTACCAGATGCAAAAATATATGTTCAAGGAATTTTACCGGTTACAGAAAAAGCCGTAAAAAAAGACAAATGTTTAAAAGAAGAAAATATAAATAAATTTAATGAAGCCTTAAAAGAAAATTGTCAAAAGGAAAATGTAAATTTTATTGATTTAACTAGTATAGTAGAGAATGCAGATAAAAGCATATATGAACCTGATGGAATTCATTTTAAGGAACCTTTTTATAAGTTATGGTTAGATTATTTAAAAAATACATTAAAAGATTAA
- a CDS encoding HelD family protein, whose translation MNDKELEKEIQKELDFEMEKQRVEETVEIIKREIRNYIDKRTKLTNHLIDARKKAVEEYRDDEDKLIEFFDHEKFVAEESFKAIDRRFKELNILQPSPYFGKVDFKEKEFNEKEDIYIGRFGITDENAYEPIVVDWRAPIASLFYAGKLGEAKYDAPMGEVDVDILAKRQFIIKKERLLGMFDSELDVKDEILQMVLSKKAGEKLKDIIMTIQQEQDNIIRQPRKKTLIVDGVAGSGKTTIALHRVAYLLYNYRKILQDKVLILGPNNIFMEYISTVLPSLGEIGVRQQTFKEFALEILELRNVMDFRQYMENIINKDEDFVKDILFKTSEEYINELDKFIDVLNKQYFKIKDLCFDEEIIVKKDAVQELFKYYNTMPLFRRSAKIKRILFSKIRDVRDDKIREIEEWYKKAIADLNNEDKNLQEGDLSYKRKLKIRETIKNVIEAKKTLNWLDNESCTELYNVLNRNKKLTIDDLAPILYLKIKLEGLKLSDEIKHVVIDEAQDYSLLQFRVIKELTNCSGYTIVGDKNQRLIPFIGEAPMDNMNKVFDNIKEFKLNKSYRSTKEIMEYANKYLIGDRIVPIVRNGKKVVEKEFNNDKEVVQEIDNTIHNLRKERFDSIAIVCKNLKKAKIINSLMNKATNVKILDREDIMYNKGEVVIPSYFAKGLEFDAVIMVSDDYTQGLEDKMMYVMATRALHELYVYKIK comes from the coding sequence TTGAACGATAAAGAATTAGAAAAAGAAATTCAAAAAGAATTAGATTTTGAGATGGAAAAACAAAGAGTTGAAGAAACCGTTGAAATAATAAAAAGAGAGATTAGAAATTATATAGATAAGAGAACTAAGCTTACAAATCATTTAATTGATGCTAGAAAAAAGGCTGTAGAAGAATATAGAGATGATGAAGATAAACTTATAGAGTTCTTCGATCATGAAAAATTTGTAGCTGAGGAAAGTTTTAAGGCTATAGATAGAAGATTTAAAGAACTTAATATTCTTCAGCCTTCACCTTATTTTGGTAAAGTTGATTTTAAAGAAAAAGAATTTAATGAAAAAGAAGATATATATATAGGAAGATTTGGAATTACAGATGAAAATGCGTATGAGCCAATAGTAGTAGATTGGAGAGCACCAATTGCATCATTATTTTATGCAGGAAAATTAGGTGAAGCAAAATACGATGCACCAATGGGTGAAGTTGATGTAGATATTTTAGCAAAAAGGCAATTTATAATAAAAAAAGAACGACTTCTAGGTATGTTTGATTCTGAATTAGATGTAAAAGATGAAATTCTTCAAATGGTTTTAAGTAAGAAAGCAGGAGAAAAGCTTAAAGATATAATAATGACAATTCAACAAGAACAGGATAACATAATAAGACAGCCGAGAAAAAAAACATTAATAGTTGATGGTGTAGCTGGAAGTGGGAAGACTACTATAGCTCTTCATAGAGTAGCATACTTATTATATAACTATAGAAAGATATTACAGGACAAAGTGCTTATTTTAGGACCTAATAATATATTCATGGAATATATTTCAACCGTACTTCCAAGTTTAGGTGAAATCGGAGTAAGACAACAAACTTTTAAAGAATTTGCACTAGAAATTTTAGAATTAAGGAATGTAATGGATTTTAGACAATATATGGAAAATATTATAAATAAAGACGAAGATTTTGTAAAAGATATTTTATTTAAGACTTCAGAAGAATATATAAACGAATTAGATAAATTCATAGATGTCTTAAATAAACAATATTTTAAGATTAAAGATTTATGTTTTGATGAAGAAATTATTGTTAAAAAAGATGCTGTACAAGAATTATTCAAATACTATAATACTATGCCTTTATTTAGAAGAAGTGCAAAAATAAAAAGAATTTTATTTTCAAAAATTAGAGATGTAAGAGATGATAAAATAAGAGAAATAGAAGAGTGGTATAAGAAGGCTATAGCGGATTTAAATAATGAAGATAAAAATTTACAAGAAGGCGATCTATCATATAAGAGAAAGCTAAAAATAAGGGAAACAATAAAAAATGTAATAGAAGCTAAAAAAACTTTAAATTGGTTAGATAATGAGAGTTGTACTGAATTATATAATGTGCTTAATAGAAATAAAAAACTTACGATAGATGATTTAGCTCCAATTTTATATTTAAAAATTAAGTTGGAAGGATTAAAATTAAGTGATGAAATTAAGCACGTAGTTATAGATGAAGCTCAGGATTACAGTTTGCTTCAATTTAGAGTAATTAAGGAATTAACTAATTGTAGTGGATACACTATAGTTGGAGATAAAAATCAGAGACTTATTCCTTTTATAGGAGAGGCTCCTATGGACAATATGAATAAAGTTTTTGATAATATAAAGGAATTTAAGTTAAATAAAAGTTATAGATCAACTAAAGAAATTATGGAATATGCTAATAAATATTTAATAGGAGATAGAATAGTTCCTATAGTTAGAAATGGAAAAAAGGTTGTTGAAAAAGAATTTAATAATGATAAAGAAGTAGTACAAGAGATTGATAATACTATTCATAATCTTAGAAAAGAAAGATTTGATAGTATAGCTATAGTATGCAAAAATCTTAAAAAAGCTAAAATTATTAATTCCTTAATGAATAAAGCGACAAATGTAAAAATATTAGATAGAGAAGATATTATGTATAATAAAGGAGAAGTTGTTATACCATCATACTTTGCAAAAGGTTTAGAATTTGATGCAGTAATAATGGTTAGTGATGATTATACCCAGGGATTAGAAGATAAAATGATGTATGTTATGGCAACAAGAGCATTGCATGAGCTGTATGTTTACAAAATAAAATAG
- a CDS encoding cell wall hydrolase has translation MAYSNRELLARIIKCEAGGEGEDGMKAVATVIMNRVRIPYGEYQRICQGDIRKVIYQEGQFDCVRSTLGGQPNPQTIWANPPEQIHYDIADWALAGNRLYNVGYSLWYFNPFAPSCPYNFPYNGTGSFQVRVVQHCFYNPTELYAET, from the coding sequence TTGGCTTATTCTAATAGAGAACTACTCGCTAGAATTATAAAATGTGAAGCCGGTGGCGAAGGCGAAGATGGAATGAAAGCCGTAGCTACTGTCATTATGAACAGAGTAAGAATTCCATATGGAGAATATCAAAGAATATGTCAAGGAGATATTAGAAAAGTAATTTATCAAGAAGGACAATTTGATTGTGTCCGTTCAACATTGGGTGGTCAGCCTAATCCTCAAACTATTTGGGCTAATCCTCCAGAACAAATTCATTATGATATAGCCGATTGGGCACTTGCTGGCAATAGACTATATAATGTTGGTTATTCTTTATGGTACTTTAATCCATTTGCACCTAGTTGCCCATATAATTTTCCTTATAACGGCACAGGATCTTTCCAAGTAAGAGTAGTACAACATTGTTTTTATAACCCAACTGAACTTTACGCTGAAACATAG
- the lepB gene encoding signal peptidase I produces MKSKKFFKEWIIPIGCAVILVVLIRYFWFFQVSVPTKSMYPTIKPGDRIIVTRIYNKDKLKRGDIIVFYSKELENTLIKRLIGLPGDKINIDIDGKVYINGQKVDEPYVVYNGGKIGEYKVPEGQYFFMGDNRENSWDGRYWQNSFISKDDIKGRARFILFPFNRLGKFKIGDVADK; encoded by the coding sequence ATGAAATCAAAAAAATTCTTCAAAGAATGGATTATTCCAATAGGTTGTGCTGTTATACTTGTTGTTTTAATAAGGTATTTTTGGTTTTTCCAAGTATCGGTTCCTACTAAGTCTATGTATCCTACAATAAAACCTGGTGATAGGATAATAGTTACAAGAATATATAATAAAGATAAGTTAAAAAGAGGAGATATAATAGTATTTTATTCTAAAGAATTAGAAAATACATTAATTAAGAGATTAATTGGACTTCCAGGGGATAAGATTAATATAGATATAGATGGAAAAGTATACATAAACGGGCAAAAGGTAGATGAACCATATGTTGTTTATAATGGAGGAAAAATAGGAGAATATAAAGTTCCAGAAGGTCAATATTTCTTTATGGGAGACAATAGAGAAAATTCATGGGACGGAAGGTATTGGCAAAACAGTTTTATATCAAAAGATGATATAAAGGGAAGAGCTAGATTCATATTATTCCCATTCAATAGATTAGGTAAATTTAAAATTGGAGATGTAGCAGATAAGTAA
- a CDS encoding MBOAT family O-acyltransferase, whose translation MVFSSLIFMFVFLPITLIVYYLSPRCLRNLVIFIASLIFYAWGEPVYILIMIFSTVFDYTNGLLIDKFRHKKGLCRFIFIDSMVINLAILGFFKYYNFIISNINNIIHTNISSTDLPLPIGISFYTFQTMSYVIDLYFEKVEVQKNIISFGTYVTMFPQLVAGPIVQYGDIAKQLDNRKETLGMFGDGVELFITGLGKKVLLANNIGLLWSSIKSTPLSELSIVSAWFGIIGFTFQIYFDFSGYSDMAMGLAKMFGFDLMQNFNYPYISKSVTEFWRRWHISLGSWFRDYVYIPLGGNKKGTFNQYRNLFIVWFLTGLWHGASWNFVLWGLYFGIFVTLEKMFLLKWLDKCPKIIPHIYTMILVVLGWALFEFEDMHTCIGFIGVMFGVGKNILINTETMYYIYTNWILFVILIICSTPIPAKIISTIKRKIKIIGSMALPLGYLVIMFIATAYLVNDTYNPFLYFKF comes from the coding sequence TTGGTTTTCAGTAGTTTGATATTTATGTTTGTATTTCTACCCATAACACTTATAGTTTATTATTTGTCACCGCGTTGTCTTAGAAATTTAGTTATATTTATAGCAAGTCTTATATTTTATGCTTGGGGAGAACCTGTATACATATTAATAATGATATTTTCAACAGTTTTTGATTATACAAACGGATTACTTATTGATAAGTTCAGACATAAAAAAGGACTATGCAGATTCATATTTATAGATTCTATGGTTATAAATTTAGCGATACTTGGGTTTTTTAAATATTACAATTTTATAATATCAAATATTAATAATATTATACATACTAATATATCTTCAACAGATCTTCCACTTCCAATAGGAATATCATTTTATACTTTTCAAACAATGTCATATGTAATTGATTTATATTTTGAAAAGGTAGAAGTTCAAAAGAATATAATATCTTTTGGTACATATGTGACAATGTTTCCGCAGTTGGTGGCAGGTCCAATAGTTCAGTATGGAGATATAGCTAAGCAGTTAGATAATAGAAAAGAAACATTAGGAATGTTTGGAGATGGAGTTGAGTTATTTATAACTGGATTAGGCAAAAAAGTTCTTTTGGCTAATAATATAGGCTTATTATGGTCAAGTATAAAATCAACACCATTATCAGAGTTATCTATAGTTAGTGCTTGGTTTGGTATAATAGGTTTTACATTTCAAATATATTTTGATTTTAGTGGTTACTCAGATATGGCCATGGGACTTGCCAAAATGTTTGGTTTTGATTTAATGCAAAACTTTAACTATCCATATATATCAAAGAGTGTAACAGAATTTTGGAGAAGATGGCATATATCATTAGGTTCTTGGTTTAGAGATTATGTATATATACCTCTAGGCGGCAATAAAAAGGGTACATTTAATCAATATAGAAATTTATTTATAGTATGGTTCTTAACAGGATTATGGCATGGGGCTAGTTGGAATTTTGTTTTATGGGGATTATACTTTGGCATATTTGTAACCTTAGAAAAGATGTTTCTATTAAAATGGTTAGATAAGTGTCCTAAAATTATACCACATATATATACAATGATTTTAGTAGTTTTAGGATGGGCATTATTTGAGTTTGAAGATATGCATACATGTATTGGATTTATAGGAGTTATGTTTGGAGTTGGAAAGAATATATTAATTAATACGGAAACTATGTATTATATTTATACAAATTGGATACTTTTTGTCATTTTAATAATTTGTTCTACACCAATTCCAGCAAAGATTATTTCAACGATAAAAAGAAAAATAAAGATTATTGGATCTATGGCTTTGCCACTTGGATATTTAGTTATAATGTTTATTGCTACTGCATATCTTGTAAATGATACTTATAATCCATTTTTGTATTTTAAATTTTAA
- a CDS encoding MATE family efflux transporter produces the protein MDKSKELGREKISKLLLKFFIPAIIGTLVNALYNIVDRIYIGQGVGSLALAALSVAFPIMVITSGFGMLIGMGGGVITSINLGKKDKNKAEKILGNTFSLLCIISILVSILALIIKNPILKCFGASENTINYANSYLSIILFGTIFQNVGYGMNNIIRSEGNAKIAMLTMIIGAMFNIILDPIFIFIFHMGVKGAAIATVLSQIANTFWVLRHFTGKNCFLKLRKKNLKLDLEIFKSIIAIGMAPFCIQVAASLVNIVFNKELMIYGGDLAVGAMGIINSITMLIIMSIISVTQASQPIIGYNYGSMQFDRVKETLKIATIGATIIAIIGFIGVEFFPKHLIGIFNRKDEELLRIGVSGIRINLFALPIIGFQIVGSNYFQAVGKAKVAIILSLLRQVIVLIPLLIILPKLFNLNINGVWLAGPVSDTISFTITTICVIKGMKDLDKQVIKSSGVSL, from the coding sequence ATGGATAAGTCAAAAGAACTTGGAAGAGAAAAAATATCCAAACTGTTATTAAAATTTTTTATTCCGGCTATAATTGGTACCTTAGTTAATGCTCTTTATAATATTGTTGATAGAATTTATATTGGACAAGGAGTAGGTTCTTTAGCACTTGCAGCATTAAGTGTAGCATTTCCCATTATGGTTATAACATCTGGTTTTGGAATGCTTATAGGAATGGGTGGCGGAGTTATCACATCCATAAATTTAGGTAAAAAAGATAAGAATAAGGCAGAAAAAATCTTAGGAAATACTTTTAGTTTATTATGTATAATTTCTATTTTAGTTAGTATTTTAGCTCTGATTATAAAGAATCCTATATTAAAATGTTTCGGAGCTAGTGAGAATACTATAAATTATGCAAATTCTTATTTGTCTATAATATTATTTGGAACTATATTTCAAAATGTTGGTTATGGAATGAATAATATAATACGTTCAGAGGGAAATGCCAAAATTGCTATGCTTACTATGATTATTGGTGCTATGTTTAATATAATATTGGATCCAATATTTATATTTATATTTCATATGGGAGTAAAGGGAGCAGCTATTGCAACAGTTTTATCGCAAATAGCTAATACATTTTGGGTATTAAGACATTTTACAGGCAAAAATTGTTTCCTAAAACTTAGAAAAAAGAATCTAAAATTAGATTTAGAAATTTTTAAATCAATTATTGCAATAGGTATGGCCCCTTTTTGCATTCAGGTAGCAGCAAGTCTTGTTAATATAGTTTTTAATAAAGAATTAATGATATATGGTGGAGATTTAGCTGTTGGTGCTATGGGGATAATTAACAGTATAACAATGCTTATAATAATGTCCATAATATCTGTAACACAAGCTTCACAGCCTATAATTGGATATAATTATGGTTCAATGCAATTTGATAGGGTAAAGGAAACCTTAAAGATTGCTACAATTGGTGCTACAATTATTGCTATAATAGGTTTTATAGGAGTTGAATTTTTCCCAAAACATTTAATTGGAATTTTTAATAGAAAAGATGAGGAACTTCTTAGAATAGGGGTATCTGGTATAAGAATTAATTTATTTGCATTGCCTATAATAGGATTTCAGATAGTTGGATCTAACTATTTCCAAGCTGTTGGAAAAGCCAAGGTAGCAATTATATTATCATTACTTAGACAAGTAATAGTATTAATACCATTACTTATAATATTACCTAAGCTATTTAATCTTAATATTAATGGAGTGTGGCTTGCAGGACCTGTATCGGATACTATATCTTTTACAATTACTACTATATGTGTTATAAAAGGAATGAAAGATTTAGATAAACAAGTTATAAAAAGTAGTGGAGTTTCATTATAA
- a CDS encoding DUF4358 domain-containing protein, with amino-acid sequence MKNLRKQNKKILITLFLLIFSASVFSACSNSAESNKNVAIKDISEKISSVTDVSQMKKGDTEKLKKLYKIDAKDAEEFILYTAPSNIKADEIAVIKVKDSNQVEDVKKKMGKRIEKQSASFKDYLPKEYDLIEKHVLKNKDNYVILIISKDVEKIEKAIDESFK; translated from the coding sequence ATGAAAAATTTAAGAAAACAAAACAAAAAGATTTTAATTACTTTATTTTTACTTATTTTTTCTGCTAGTGTTTTTTCAGCATGTTCAAATTCAGCTGAAAGTAACAAAAATGTAGCAATTAAAGATATAAGTGAAAAAATTTCTTCAGTTACAGATGTATCTCAAATGAAGAAAGGAGATACTGAAAAACTTAAAAAGTTATATAAGATTGATGCTAAAGACGCAGAAGAATTTATTCTTTATACAGCACCTTCAAATATTAAAGCAGATGAAATAGCTGTAATAAAAGTCAAAGATTCAAATCAAGTAGAAGATGTAAAGAAAAAGATGGGTAAAAGAATTGAAAAGCAAAGTGCAAGTTTTAAAGACTATCTTCCAAAAGAATATGATTTAATAGAAAAACACGTATTAAAAAATAAAGATAATTATGTGATTTTAATAATATCTAAGGATGTTGAAAAAATTGAAAAGGCAATAGATGAGAGTTTTAAATAG